A DNA window from Pseudoalteromonas marina contains the following coding sequences:
- a CDS encoding IS3 family transposase (programmed frameshift), with protein MPRYTQPRKTWFYPVNFKIKAVELSLRDDVMSKDVAEALDIHPLMLSRWRKEYREGKFKNTPRYQSNNKTMSKLPTKKELDNIQKLKKENERLKQENDLLKKATVSGGSTSERFGFIQKFGQALGVKYLCSWLNVSRSGFYAWRERTVSARALSDANLLLKIKHVFNVNHQTYGSPRVFHALKKEGVNTSQKRVARLMRENGLRARALKTYSKPAKVKFFYKEIENKRKDSEKATAINQQWSGDITYLKVGARWHYLAVVIDLYSRRVIGWAFGKNKTTELTLKALRLAIKKRQPTESVLFHTDRGAEYRAHVVQKYLASKNIKASMNRPGCCTDNAEVESFFHSLKADLIRGNKFESSGKLLSKLKVYLNYFYNRQRLHSSLGYKSPAEFESAVN; from the exons ATGCCTAGATATACCCAACCTAGAAAGACATGGTTTTACCCCGTTAATTTCAAAATCAAAGCAGTCGAACTAAGCTTACGAGACGATGTCATGTCAAAGGACGTTGCCGAGGCGCTGGATATTCATCCGTTAATGCTTAGTCGTTGGCGAAAAGAATATCGAGAAGGTAAGTTTAAAAACACGCCGCGCTATCAAAGCAACAACAAAACAATGAGTAAACTCCCAACAAAAAAAGAGCTGGATAACATTCAAAAGCTTAAGAAAGAAAATGAGCGTCTCAAGCAGGAGAATGACCTGCTAAAAAAG GCAACGGTATCTGGCGGAAGTACATCAGAACGATTTGGATTCATCCAAAAGTTCGGACAAGCCTTAGGCGTCAAATACTTGTGCTCTTGGCTTAATGTGTCGCGTAGTGGGTTCTATGCTTGGCGTGAGCGTACAGTGTCAGCTAGAGCGCTGTCAGATGCTAATTTGTTGCTTAAGATAAAACACGTCTTCAATGTCAATCATCAAACCTATGGTAGCCCACGCGTATTTCATGCGCTAAAAAAAGAAGGTGTAAACACAAGCCAAAAACGTGTTGCCCGCTTAATGCGAGAAAACGGTTTAAGAGCTAGGGCGCTTAAGACTTATAGTAAACCAGCGAAGGTTAAGTTCTTTTATAAAGAGATAGAAAATAAACGCAAAGATAGTGAAAAGGCCACAGCAATCAACCAACAGTGGTCTGGCGATATTACGTATTTAAAAGTCGGGGCTCGTTGGCATTACCTTGCAGTGGTTATCGACTTATATTCACGTCGAGTAATCGGCTGGGCGTTTGGTAAAAACAAAACAACGGAGCTTACGTTAAAGGCGCTAAGGCTTGCGATAAAAAAACGACAGCCAACAGAAAGTGTATTATTTCACACTGACCGAGGTGCAGAATACCGTGCTCACGTTGTACAAAAGTATTTGGCTAGCAAAAACATCAAAGCCAGTATGAATAGGCCTGGGTGCTGTACTGACAACGCAGAAGTCGAGTCGTTCTTTCATTCGCTTAAAGCAGATTTAATTCGAGGAAATAAATTTGAGAGTAGCGGTAAACTATTATCAAAATTAAAGGTTTACCTAAATTACTTTTACAATAGACAGCGATTGCATTCGAGTTTAGGATATAAATCACCTGCCGAGTTTGAATCGGCAGTTAATTGA
- a CDS encoding RES family NAD+ phosphorylase, translating to MDELADIMGKFFVNGSIPPEIGGPAPVYQFNEYHNSKDIRFLTDIDKDLQLLSEKLNVGLFHYGPPLWRLGYTEHYQALVFDKVEGEKRSQVWKQIINSCEETTYNVGDVLYRVRTGNKMPPSVEGEFDTPPVGLIGEGRFNSSELPILYCATDVETCIHETRATLADYIVVAELLAIKPLKLLNLSKSESTGATEFEQVGRMLQRLSYAGKNEYSICQELALEIQKYGYDGFISLSYFGQAHKSELYNISLFGYPLKEKKLSIKSVNRLIIDSVSYEYRFGPTNDNYVLDKSKLSEISKKMKALTENPDMNPDDFNEAFEELRALLGKRSFVPI from the coding sequence TTGGATGAATTAGCAGATATTATGGGGAAGTTCTTTGTTAATGGCTCTATTCCCCCTGAAATTGGTGGTCCGGCACCTGTTTATCAATTCAATGAATACCATAATTCTAAAGACATTAGATTTTTAACCGATATTGATAAAGATCTTCAATTACTTTCAGAAAAACTAAATGTGGGGCTTTTTCATTATGGTCCGCCATTATGGAGACTTGGGTATACTGAGCACTATCAAGCACTTGTTTTCGATAAAGTGGAAGGGGAAAAGCGAAGTCAGGTTTGGAAGCAGATAATAAATAGCTGTGAGGAAACTACCTATAATGTAGGTGATGTTTTATACCGTGTAAGAACTGGTAATAAGATGCCTCCATCAGTAGAAGGTGAATTTGATACGCCCCCAGTAGGCTTAATTGGCGAGGGGAGATTTAATTCAAGTGAGTTGCCAATATTATATTGTGCGACTGATGTAGAGACTTGTATTCACGAAACACGTGCAACTTTAGCTGACTATATTGTTGTTGCAGAACTACTTGCCATAAAACCATTGAAACTATTAAATTTGTCTAAAAGTGAGTCAACTGGCGCTACTGAGTTTGAACAAGTTGGTAGAATGTTACAAAGGCTGTCATATGCAGGAAAAAATGAATATAGCATTTGCCAAGAGTTAGCCTTGGAAATCCAGAAATATGGCTATGACGGGTTTATTTCTCTTAGTTATTTTGGGCAAGCTCACAAATCCGAATTGTATAATATTTCATTGTTTGGTTACCCGTTAAAAGAGAAAAAACTCTCTATCAAATCAGTTAATAGGTTGATCATCGATTCGGTTTCATATGAATATAGGTTTGGCCCAACAAATGACAACTATGTTTTAGATAAATCTAAGTTGAGTGAAATTAGTAAAAAAATGAAAGCTCTTACTGAAAACCCTGATATGAACCCTGACGATTTTAATGAAGCTTTCGAAGAGCTTCGTGCTTTACTAGGTAAACGAAGTTTCGTACCAATTTAA
- a CDS encoding Lrp/AsnC family transcriptional regulator, which translates to MIPYIYDSLDNALIAELRKDGRASISALADVLKVSRGTVQNRLDRLVSSGAILGFTVRVHEHIETEAVRAIMMVEVVGKSTSQVIKTLRGIPELTKLHTTNGAWDLVAEIQAANLGEFDGVLRQVREIEGILNSETSILLSST; encoded by the coding sequence ATGATCCCATACATTTACGACTCATTAGATAACGCCTTAATAGCCGAATTAAGAAAAGATGGCCGTGCTTCTATTTCAGCCCTAGCCGATGTTTTAAAGGTGTCGCGCGGTACAGTACAAAATCGTTTAGACCGTTTAGTTTCATCGGGCGCTATATTAGGCTTTACGGTGCGTGTACATGAACACATAGAAACCGAAGCTGTAAGAGCAATAATGATGGTAGAAGTAGTGGGTAAATCTACATCGCAGGTAATTAAAACTCTGCGGGGCATACCAGAGCTCACTAAATTACATACCACTAACGGCGCTTGGGATTTAGTAGCAGAAATACAGGCGGCAAATTTAGGTGAGTTTGATGGCGTACTCAGGCAAGTGCGCGAAATAGAAGGCATTTTAAATAGCGAAACCAGTATATTATTATCATCTACTTAA